TGCTCCTCCTCGTGCTGGCCATGGCCCTTGGCCCCACGCCGAGTTCGGCGGCCGGCACCGACTGGTGGACTCCGACAGCGCGCCCCGCGCCGGACTCTCGGATCAACGTCACCGGCGAGCCGTTCAGGGGCACGAACTCCGCGGGTGAGGTGCGCGGCTTCGTGGACGCCCACAACCACGTGTTCTCCAACGAGGCGTTCGGCGGCCGGCTCATCTGCGGCAAGCCGTTCTCCGACAGGGGCATCGCCGACGCGCTCAAGGACTGCCCCGAGCATTACCCGGACGGTTCGCTCGCGATCTTCGACTACATCACGCACGGCGGCGACGGCAAGCACGACCCGGTCGGCTGGCCGACGTTCAAGGACTGGCCGGCGTACGACTCGATGACCCACCAGGCGAACTACTACGCCTGGATCGAACGCGCCTGGCGCGGCGGACAGCGGGTCCTCGTCAACGACCTCGTCACCAACGGCGTGATCTGCTCGGTCTACCCCTTCAAGGACCGTGGCTGCGACGAGATGACCTCGATCCGGCTGCAGGCGAAACTGACGTACGACATGCAGGACCACATCGACAAGATGTACGGCGGCCCCGGCAAGGGCTGGTTCCGCATCGTCACCGACAGCGCGCAGGCCCGCGAGGTCGTCCGACAGGGCAAGCTCGCCGTCGTCCTGGGCGTCGAGACCTCCGAGCCGTTCGGCTGCAAGCAGGTCCTGGACGTCGCCCAGTGCGACAAGGAGGACATCGACAAGGGCCTCGACGAGTTGTACGACCTGGGTGTGCGCAGCATGTTCCTGTGCCACAAGTTCGACAACGCGCTGTGCGGCGTCCGCTTCGACGAGGGCGGGCTCGGAACGGCCATCAACGTCGGGCAGTTCCTGTCGACCGGCACCTTCTGGAAGACCGAGAAATGCACGGGCCCGCAGCACGACAACCCGATCGGTGGGGCGGCGTCGGATGCCGAGGAGGACCTCCCGGACGGCGTGGAGGTCCCGGAGTACGACGAGGACGCGCAGTGCAACGTCCGTGGTCTCACCGGTCTCGGCGAGTACGCCCTGCGCGGCATGATGAAGCGTCAGATGATGGTCGAGATCGACCACATGAGCGTCAAGGCGACCGGTCGGGTCCTGGACATCTTCGAGGCCGAGTCGTACCCCGGCGTGCTGTCCTCGCACAGCTGGATGGACCTGAACTGGACCGAGCGGGTCTACTCCCTCGGTGGCTTCGTCGCCCAGTACATGCACGGCTCCAAGGAGTTCGGTGAGGAGGCCGAGCGCACGGACTCGCTGCGCGAGAAGTACGACGTGGGCTACGGCTTCGGCACCGACTTCAACGGCATCGGCGACCACCCCGCCCCACGCGGCGCGGACACGGCGAACCCGGTGAAGTACCCCTTCCGCAGCGTCGACGGCGGCTCCCTCGTCGACAGGCAGACCACCGGCGAGCGCACTTGGGACTACAACACCGACGGCGCCGCCCACGCCGGCATGATCCCGGACTGGATCGAGGACATCCGGCTCGTCGGCGGCCAGGACGTGGTGGACGACCTCTTCCGAGGCGCCGAGTCCTACCTCGACACCTGGGGCGGTACGGAGCAGCACCGGGCCGGAGCGAATCTCGCCAAGGGCGCCTCGGTCACGGCCAGTTCGTCGGAGGCGAACCCGTTCACGAGCTACGCGCCGGGCCGGGCCGTGGACGGCGACGCGGACACCCGCTGGGCGAGCGACTGGGGCGACGACCAGTGGCTGCGGATCGACCTGGGCTCCACGCACCCGGTCCGGCGCGTCACGCTCGACTGGGAGCGCGCGTACGGGACGTCGTACCGCATCGAACTCTCCACCGACGGCGTGAACTGGCAGCCCGTCTGGTCCACCACGACCGGCGACGGCGGCCTGGACACGGCACGGTTCACCGGCACACCTGCCCGCTACGTCCGTGTCCAGGGCCTGGACCGTGGCACCGACTGGGGATATTCGCTCCGTGAGGTGGCCGTCCACGGCGGCTGACGACGCATACGGGCACCAGTTTGCCGTCATCCCTCCACCCGACGGCCCAACCCCCCCCACAGGAGGACACCTCAATGAGTCCCACGGTCTCGCCCTGGCGCAACACAGCGGTCGTAGCCGCGCTGGCAGCCGCCTTGCTGGCCGGTCCCGGTGTCGCACAGGCCGTCCCGCAGGCCGCTCCGGCGTCCCAGGA
The nucleotide sequence above comes from Streptomyces sp. NL15-2K. Encoded proteins:
- a CDS encoding discoidin domain-containing protein, coding for MARRPYRRRKDVTVLSLLLLVLAMALGPTPSSAAGTDWWTPTARPAPDSRINVTGEPFRGTNSAGEVRGFVDAHNHVFSNEAFGGRLICGKPFSDRGIADALKDCPEHYPDGSLAIFDYITHGGDGKHDPVGWPTFKDWPAYDSMTHQANYYAWIERAWRGGQRVLVNDLVTNGVICSVYPFKDRGCDEMTSIRLQAKLTYDMQDHIDKMYGGPGKGWFRIVTDSAQAREVVRQGKLAVVLGVETSEPFGCKQVLDVAQCDKEDIDKGLDELYDLGVRSMFLCHKFDNALCGVRFDEGGLGTAINVGQFLSTGTFWKTEKCTGPQHDNPIGGAASDAEEDLPDGVEVPEYDEDAQCNVRGLTGLGEYALRGMMKRQMMVEIDHMSVKATGRVLDIFEAESYPGVLSSHSWMDLNWTERVYSLGGFVAQYMHGSKEFGEEAERTDSLREKYDVGYGFGTDFNGIGDHPAPRGADTANPVKYPFRSVDGGSLVDRQTTGERTWDYNTDGAAHAGMIPDWIEDIRLVGGQDVVDDLFRGAESYLDTWGGTEQHRAGANLAKGASVTASSSEANPFTSYAPGRAVDGDADTRWASDWGDDQWLRIDLGSTHPVRRVTLDWERAYGTSYRIELSTDGVNWQPVWSTTTGDGGLDTARFTGTPARYVRVQGLDRGTDWGYSLREVAVHGG